TGAGAAATCATGAAGGCGAAAGCGGTGTCTGTTTTGAAGGATCTCGTTTCTATCGACGGCGTTTCGGGGTTTGAGAAACCGGTGGCAGATTATATAAGCTCCCGCCTTTCGCGGTTATCTGTGGGCGTAAGGAGAGACGTCATGGGAAACGTGCTTGCCAGCCTTCGCTTAGGTAACGGCGAGCCCTCGCTCAAGTTGATGTTTTGTGCCCACATGGACGAGGTGGGTTTGATGGTGAAGGGCGTAGAGCCAGATGGTTTTATCAGGTTCGAGAAGGTGGGGGTTATCCCAGACGCTTTCCTTCCGAGAACGCCCGTCAGGATAAAGGGGATAAACGGCACCATCGGCACGAGGCCCGGTTACCTGATGGAAGGTTCGGATAAGCCTCATAGCGCGAGGGACATGTATGTGGACGTGGGGGTTTGCAGCTCAAAGGAGATATCTGATCTTGGCATAGAGGTTGGAGACCCCATATCCTTCGCGACGGCTTTTTCCCCGACGGGAAACCCCGACAGAGTCATAGCTAAAGCCGTTGACGACAGAGCAGGCTGCGCCGCCCTTTTGCTTTTGGCCGAGCTTCTGTCGTGTCAAGATTTTAGCGGCTACCCCTCGTCGGCCGAAGTCGTTTTAGCCTTCACCGCTCAAGAGGAGGTGGGGTGCAGGGGG
The sequence above is a segment of the Acetomicrobium sp. S15 = DSM 107314 genome. Coding sequences within it:
- a CDS encoding M42 family metallopeptidase, producing MKAKAVSVLKDLVSIDGVSGFEKPVADYISSRLSRLSVGVRRDVMGNVLASLRLGNGEPSLKLMFCAHMDEVGLMVKGVEPDGFIRFEKVGVIPDAFLPRTPVRIKGINGTIGTRPGYLMEGSDKPHSARDMYVDVGVCSSKEISDLGIEVGDPISFATAFSPTGNPDRVIAKAVDDRAGCAALLLLAELLSCQDFSGYPSSAEVVLAFTAQEEVGCRGAVAAAAAVRPDCAFVLDTVPSGDTPDASMTKDINARLGGGVVIPVMSGGVSMGEIMAEPIKRLLRDVADKKGILYQLAILPVAATDSSAIKTSGEGVPVGTIGIPRRYAHSPVELVDLNDIISATQLALGLTERLLEGVKLR